From the genome of Amylibacter sp. IMCC11727:
GTGGTGGCCTGTCTGTTCTGCGTGCTTTGCGCATTTTGCGCGTGCTACGTGTGATCTCTTTTGCACCGCGCCTGCGCCGTGTGGTCGAAGGCTTTGTCTCCGCCCTGCCTGGCATGGCATCGGTGTTTTTGCTGATGACCATCATCTTTTACATCGGTGCAGTAATGGCGACAAAACTGTTTGGCGAAGCCTTCCCAGAATGGTTCGGGTCCATCGGTCGTTCTGCGTATTCGCTGTTCCAGATCATGACGCTAGAAAGCTGGTCCATGGGCATCGTGCGGCCTGTGATGGAACAATTCCAATACGCTTGGATGTTCTTTGTGCCGTTCATCATTGTCACCACTTTTGCGGTGGTGAACCTGCTTGTGGGTTTGATCGTGAATTCCATGCAAGATGCCCATCACGCCGAAAGCGATGAGGCAACAGGCAGCTATCGCGACTCCGTCATGCAAAAGCTGGACGAAATCAGCGAACGACTGGACAGGTTGGAAAAGTAACCGCCTATAGCTTATCGCGGTGAACTATCTTCATTAGGCGGTTGCCGCACCAATCTGTGAAATCCCCAAAACTTCTAGAACTTTCGCCTCTATTTGGGGCGCGTTCATGCCAGCCACATCGTACATGGCCTTGGGGCTGTTCTGGTCGATGAACGTATCAGGCAAGACCATGGAGCGGAATTTCAGCCCCTTATCAAACACGCCTTGATCCGACAGAAACTGCATCACATGCGAGCCAAAACCGCCGACAGCACCTTCTTCGATGGTGATAAGAGCTTCGTGGTTTTTCACCAGATCCATGATCAGTGCTTCGTCCAACGGCTTGGCGAAACGTGCGTCTGCGATGGTTGGTGTTATCCCTTTGCGAGCCAGCAATTCGGCCGCTTTTTCACATTCCTGCAATCGTGTGCCAAAGGAAAGCAGGGCAACGCGCGCGCCTTCGGCTATCATGCGGCCTTTGCCAATTTCGATTGGCACCCCATGTTCGGGCAAATCAATGCCAACGCCTTCTCCCCGTGGGAAACGAAACGCGCTGGGACGGTCATCAATGGCAACGGCGGTGGCCACCATATGGACAAGCTCTGCCTCATCTGCGGCAGCCATAACGACAAACCCCGGAAGGTTGGACAAATAGCCAATGTCAAAACTGCCCGCGTGGGTCGCCCCATCCGCGCCAACCAATCCTGCGCGATCAATCGCGAAGCGCACGGGCAGGCGTTGGATGGCCACGTCGTGGACAACCTGATCATATCCCCGTTGCAGGAACGTGGAATACAGCGCACAAAACGGTTTGATCCCACCCGCCGCAAGGCCCGCAGCGAAGGTCACCGCATGTTGTTCAGCGATACCCACATCAAAGGTTCGATTTGGAAAGCGCGCCGCAAATTTATCAAGACCTGTGCCATCTGGCATGGCGGCGGTGATCGCGGCGATTTTGGTGTCTTTCTCGGCCTCTTTAATCAGGCTTTGTGCGAAAACAGACGTATAGCTTGGCGCGTTTGACGGCGCTTTTTTCTGTTTGCCACTAACCACATCAAATTTGGCAACGCCGTGATATTTGTCTGATGCCTCTTCAGCGGGAGCGTACCCCTTACCCTTTTTGGTGATCACGTGGATCAGCATCGGCCCTGTGGCGCGGTCTTTTACGGTGCGCAAAACATTCAGCAATTGATCCATGTCGTGGCCGTCAATTGGACCGATGTAGGAAAAGCCGAGCTGTTCAAACAACGTGCCGCCAACGGTCATGTGTTTGACCATGTCTTTGGCTCGCTTTGCACCGTCTTGGAACGGTTCAGGCAACAGGGAAATCGCGCTTTTGGCGGCAGATTTCAATTCTTGGAACGGTTCACCCGCATAGAGTTTTGACAGGTAAGCGGACATGGCACCAACGGGGGGCGCGATGGACATTTCATTGTCGTTCAGGATCACAAACAGGCGTTTTTTCAGATGACCCGCGTTGTTCATCGCCTCATACGCCAT
Proteins encoded in this window:
- a CDS encoding ion transporter, with amino-acid sequence MEPQNTSIPETGFRTRLKHWVESALVRNTILVVIVINAIVLGLETSKTMQGMAGGLLSAIDTICLWIFVAELTVKLVAYGWRFFLAPWNIFDFLVVSVSFAPSGGGLSVLRALRILRVLRVISFAPRLRRVVEGFVSALPGMASVFLLMTIIFYIGAVMATKLFGEAFPEWFGSIGRSAYSLFQIMTLESWSMGIVRPVMEQFQYAWMFFVPFIIVTTFAVVNLLVGLIVNSMQDAHHAESDEATGSYRDSVMQKLDEISERLDRLEK
- the dxs gene encoding 1-deoxy-D-xylulose-5-phosphate synthase; this encodes MSDRPNTPLLDQVNGPEDLKQFSDPQLRQVADELRSETISAVSETGGHLGAGLGVVELTTAIHAVFDAPKDRLIWDVGHQCYPHKILTGRRDRIRTLRQADGLSGFTKRSESPFDPFGAAHSSTSISAALGFAVARDLGGAPEHGLGDAIAVIGDGSMSAGMAYEAMNNAGHLKKRLFVILNDNEMSIAPPVGAMSAYLSKLYAGEPFQELKSAAKSAISLLPEPFQDGAKRAKDMVKHMTVGGTLFEQLGFSYIGPIDGHDMDQLLNVLRTVKDRATGPMLIHVITKKGKGYAPAEEASDKYHGVAKFDVVSGKQKKAPSNAPSYTSVFAQSLIKEAEKDTKIAAITAAMPDGTGLDKFAARFPNRTFDVGIAEQHAVTFAAGLAAGGIKPFCALYSTFLQRGYDQVVHDVAIQRLPVRFAIDRAGLVGADGATHAGSFDIGYLSNLPGFVVMAAADEAELVHMVATAVAIDDRPSAFRFPRGEGVGIDLPEHGVPIEIGKGRMIAEGARVALLSFGTRLQECEKAAELLARKGITPTIADARFAKPLDEALIMDLVKNHEALITIEEGAVGGFGSHVMQFLSDQGVFDKGLKFRSMVLPDTFIDQNSPKAMYDVAGMNAPQIEAKVLEVLGISQIGAATA